Genomic segment of Staphylococcus muscae:
TCTTCCCTAACAAAGCAGTCTCTTCCGTTTTCAACTGTTCCGCTTCACTACCCAACACATCAAGTACATGTTTCGGATCAAGCTTAACAAGAAATAGTTCAGCATCACCATCTGGATGAAGCGCATCATAAATCGTTTCAAAGTATGAAACATCACGTGTTAAGAAGCCGTCACGTTCACCCGTTTCTTTCATCAGGTCAGCGAAAATACGCAATTGTTCACGCCCAGCAATTTCAACCGTCGTCCCTCTTTTCATTGAGGCACGGACTTTTGTGCGGTTGTTTGTTTGAAAACTTTTAATCAATTCTTCATCCGACTTATCAATCGGGGTAATCATCGTCATTCGTGGTTGAATATAATCTTTAGATAAACCATCTTTGAACCCTTTATGCTTAAAGCCTAACGCTTTCAAATCTTGAACCGTCGTCATCCCTTGTTCGACCTCTACGTCTGGATCAATTTTAATCGTATAAGCTTTCTCTTGTTTAGCTATTTTGATTGCTTCAGCCAATAATGTTTTCACAGCAAGTTGATTATCATAGTCGACAACAAACCCTCTTGATGCATAACACAGTGTAAACGGTGTGCGTGGAATCTTTTTGAACAATAATTGTGCAACACCTTGTACTTCACCATTTTCGCCGACAGCGATGCGTTTCGTATACCAACCTGTCAGCTTTTTCGTTTCACCCCACTGTGTTAACTGTAATAAGTCACCATTAGGATGTGCCTTAACAAACGCATCATGCGCCTGATCGGTAATATTCATCAATTTCATGATTTAAAGCTCCTTTAGTTTTTTCTTTCTATTTATCTCTCTTCTGGTTTGAAATGATAGCTTGCGCCACGTGTTCGAATTAATATCGGTGCCTGAATCGTCTGATCGATAAAATGAATCCCTTCAATGCGGTCATCTTTACCTTCTACAATTTTAAATTTAACTTTTTTAGCCGGACTCTCAAGTATTGTATACTTATTGGACTTCTCAACAATATCCATATCAAACCATTTCTGCCAATTCTCAGTCATTGTTTGACGTTGGTGTGAGTGAAATTCAATCATATCAATATCCAAGTGTGTTTGAAAAGTATCTCTCAAATCGGCTTCTCGGTCTTCATCAGATTTATCCCACTGAATGAAAAATGGCATCATCACATCAAATTGATGATCATTCACATATAACAGTTGCCAATGAATTTCATGTCCTTTTTTATTTTGACGTGTCATTTTGACAGGTCCTACAACTTCAAGTCCACGTGCTAAAAAGTCTTCTTTTAACTTATAAATATCGTGTGTTCTAAAACATATCTTTTTAAAACCTTGCTTGTAACCATTCTGAATGATAGACGTCGCAAATGAATATTTACCTTCTTGCGTTTTTGACTGATGTTTCATTTTTCCTTGATCAAAAATATCTAATAGCTCAATATAACTTAAATTAATGTGAACGAGTCGATTGAACGTTCCAAGATTTTCGTGGCGACCGCCTTTTTGAATTTCTAAATATTTCCCAGGAAATTCAAAGTGTTCTAAACCATCTATGTAATGAATCATGTGATCAAACTCGATATCGACCATCTCATCACTCCTCACGTCATTTACTTGTTTCTATTCTAACAAAAATTATTTACTATCGCTTGATTCATATGATAATTTCAATTTTATTTTCATGCATTATCTCCAAAACAAAGATGCACCTTGCAAGATAGAACTATCTATCTTCATACAAAGTGCATCCAAAGATTAACCACCAATATAGTTCATATTGATTTTCTTTTTGCGTCTATTTTTAACTGTCTGTTCCGTACGTTCATCTGAATAACGGTCAGTTCGAATGTTCCACAAACCTTTTAATGTGTCTTTAACCGATTCATCTGAAGCATCACTTCTCAACAGGTTTCTAACATCAAAACCTTCAACGGTACTGAACAAGCACCCGTAAAACTTACCGTCAGAAGACAACCGTGCTCTCGTACATGTTGAACAGAATGATTCTGAAACACTCGTAATCAAACCAAACTTAGATTTTGCACCGACATGACGATAATACTTCGCTACTTCTCCATAGTATCTTGGTGCAACCGGCTCTATTTCAAAGGCTTCTTGTATCATTGTTAACATTTCATCTTTTGTCACTACTTTACTGAAATCCCAGCCGTTATCATTACCGACATCCATAAATTCAATAAAACGTATTGTAACATCTCTATCTTTGAAGAAAGCAATCATTGGAACAATCTGATCATCATTGATCCCTTTTTGGACTACGACATTTACTTTCACTTCAAAACCGAGTTGTACCGCATAGTCTATTTGATCGATAATCGTTGACGCTTTAATATTGCGATTATTTATAGATTGAAAGAGTTCGTCATCAATCGCATCCAAACTTACATTGATACGACGTAATCCAGCATCATACAATTTCTGTCCATGTTTTTTTAACAACAATCCATTTGTCGTTAATCCGATATCTTCAATACCTTCAATATCATTGATTTGTGCAATTAATTGATCCAAATCACGTCTTAACAATGGCTCCCCACCCGTGATTCGAACCTTCTTAACACCCAGTTTTGCATAAATGCGTGTGACACGGACAATCTCTTCAAATGTCAGCAATTCATTTTTAGGCAAAAATGCGTAATCATCACCGAAGATTTCTTTAGGCATGCAGTAATCACAGCGGAAGTTACAGCGATCTGTAACGGAAATGCGCAAATCACGTATCGGTCGGCCTAATTTATCTAATATTTGTTCTGTCATCTTGCGCCCTCCTTCGCTTCTTATTGTGCCAATACTTCTTCCAGCTTCTCCAAATCACTCGGATAATTTACATTGTAGTACCAATATTCCGGACTATCAATCTCACTGACATCTAACCATTTAGATGACACTTGCGCATAAACATGTTTCATACTCAAATCATCTGTCCATAACACGTCTTCAATGATGGGTTCAACACGACGATGGTAGAAGGCAATCGTTGGAATTGGATACCCTTCTGAAGCAAAACCAGCAATATCGAGTTGTGATTCAATTAAGTTTGAAACCATAAATTGATATAAACAACTAATTGCTTTTTGGCTAACCATTGGCGTGTCAACAGAGATGACAAAGTAAAGGTCTTCATCATCTTGCTGCATCACACTATATATCCCTGCCAGCGGTCCTTTATCTTTTTGTGCTTCTTGATCAATAACAACCCGTACATCTTCAAATTGTCCTGCTAACTGTGTATTACTACTGATCATAATCTCACTGAACATATTTGTTGATTGCAACGTCTGAACAAGTCGCTGATAAAACAACTCACCTTGAATCGTTGCAAATGCTTTCGGGTTGCCAAAGCGCGTTGATTGACCGCCCGCTAATATAATTGCTTTCATTGTTGTCGTTTAACCTCCACTAACCGGTGGAATTAATGCAACAATATCATCCGGTCTAACAACCGCATCTTCTTGTACGAATTCTTCATTAATCGCCACTTGGAAAGACTTCCCTTGAATGACAGGATAAGTCTCGTATAAATGTTTTTTTAATTCAGTCACACTGATTTCATAATCAAAATGAAATGTATCTTCCGCACGATCTAACTTTTCTTTTATCTCTGCAAAATACAATATTTTCACGACTGATTATCTCCCTTCTTGACGGCATCTTCATGGTAACCGCGCTGATGTCCTTGCCATTCAGCACCATCTTCCCATATTTCTTTCTTCCAAATAGGCACCACTTCTTTAATGCGTTCTATCGCATATTCATTTGCAGCATAGGCATCTTTTCGGTGTGGTGAAGAGACACTGATACATACCGCAATGTCGGAGATTGCCAGTGCACCGATACGATGTACAATTGCAGTGACTGTTCCCGGCCAGCGCTCACTTATTTCATCACCAATTTGTGCCAACTTTTTCTCCGCCATTGGAACATATGCCTCGTATTCAAGATGTTCCGTACGAATCCCTTTCGTCCATTCTCGAACATGTCCTGTAAATACAACAACAGCGCCTTGCTTTTCATTCAATGTCCACTGACGGTATTGTTCAGGTTCAATCGACGCAGTTGTCACTTCAAATTGTTTCATCTTATCTCTCCTTCACCTTCTCGGATCCATTGTTTCAGCCACTTATCGTAGCTTGTTTCATCGAATCCACCTGACTGCCATTGCATCGAAAATTGTACATTTTCAAGTTGGCGCAATGCATCTAAATCTTCTTTATTTTTATAGACAATCACCTTAGGGTAAGTTGCCCGTTTATAGCCTTCAATCAAAATAATACTGTCGTCCATCGTAACACATTCAGCCAGCAAAGTCTCAAGTGCTGGATAGTGATTGCGTTGAATCGTTTCAATATAATCATGTCCTTGAACGATACTTTGGTCAGCACCCGCTTCAAAATGGCGCATATGATCTACCGTTGCGTCAGGCAATGTAATCTCTTCGCCTACATGTCCATGATGTTTCACAGTCACGACCGAGTATCCCCATTGCTTTAACCGTTGAACTGTGTGGGTCATCAGCGTCGTTTTCCCACTATTTTTATAGCCAACGATTTGCAAAATCATAAGTACAACTCCTGTTGATACGTCTCAGGGGATGTTAAAAGTACTTCTACTTCATGTCCGATTTGATAACCTCTCGTGCCACCAGGCAACATCATCATTCCGTTGCTATGTGCAATTGATACCACAGCACCTGACTTGTTAAATCCTGATGGTTTGACTGTCATCTCTCTCCCCGTCATTGTGACGTCTGCACGTACAAAGCGTGTAAATGGATTTGCTTTCTTGAAGTCAGCCATCAATGTTGCGCGTACAATCGCTGGATAATAACGTGTTGCACCCATCATATGGTAAATCGCTGGTTTCGTGAATAATTCAAAACCTGAATAACAAGCAGAAGGATTACCTGAAAGGCCAAATAAATATTTTCCATGTGCAACAGCAACTGTTGTTACGCTACCTGGTCTCATAGCTACTTTGTTAAACAACACTTCTGCTTCAAGTGCACGATAAATGTCTGGCAAATAGTCAAAGTCTCCGACTGAAACGCCACCTGTTGTGATAACCATGTCGTGTTTTTCAAGCGCTGACTTCACAACAGCCAAGCTACTCTCATAATCATCGACTTGTATGCGGTAGCGCTCTACTTGAACACCTTCTCTTTGTAATAACGCAGCAATCATCGGTCCATTTGAATTTCTGATCTTGCCAGGTTCCAAATCATCTTCTACTTCTAACAATTCGCTTCCCGTTGCAATAATTGCAGCAGTTGGTTTGCGAAAAACAGGTACTTCCGAATAACCAAATGTTGCTAAAACCGCAACAGCTCCTGCATTGATGCGTTGCCCTTTGTGTAAAACAACGTCACCCGTTGCCGTTTCTTCACCTTGAAGCGAGATATTCTCCAAATGCTTGAATGACTTACGCAGCGTAAATCCATCTTCCGTTTCTACTGTTTGCTCAAGCATGACAACCGCATCTGCTCCGGCAGGAATTTGTGCACCAGTCATGATACGTACCGCTTGTCCGGGTTCTAATGTTTTTGCTGAAACAGTCCCCGCACCAATGTGATCAATCACTTGAAAGGCAATACGATGCTCTTGACTTGCACCTTGTGAATCTTCACTGCGGATTGCAAAACCATCATATGGGGACTTATCAAAGCGTGGAATATCGTAGGTAGCAACGATATCTTCAGCAAGGATATACCCTTCACACTCATATAAGCTCATACGTTCAGATGACGTATAAATTTCTTGTTGTAGTACACGATGAATCGCTTCTTTTACTGGAATTGGGTGTCTCTTTTCAACTGGCATAACCCATTCACTCCTAACAATTTTTATAATTCATGCTATACTTACCTTGCATATTAAAGGAGGAATAACATGGCTGAATTTACTCATATTAATAAACAAGGAAATGCTAAAATGGTAGATGTTTCTGATAAGTCTATTACGAAAAGAACTGCGATTGCACGTTCAAGCATTACTGTCAATCATACGATTTATCAACAGATTGCAGAAAATACAAATAAAAAAGGAAATGTCCTAAACACTGCCCAAATAGCGGGTATTATGGCTGCTAAAAATACTTCATCTATCATTCCAATGTGTCATCCACTTCCGATATCAGGCGTTGACGTTGCCTTTGATTGGGATACTTCAGATGACCAATTTATTCTTCAAATCGAAACAACTGTCTCAACGACTGGACGTACAGGCGTTGAAATGGAAGCATTAACAGCTGCATCTGCCACAGCACTTACAATTTACGACATGTGCAAAGCCGTAGATAAAGGGATGATTATCGGCGAAACATATCTTGTCAAAAAGACCGGCGGTAAGTCTGACTTCCAACGTTAGTCAAACAGCCCTCCATTACTTTCAAACTGAAACAGAGCGTATCAATATCGCTTTGTTTCAGTTTTTTTATTCTGCTCAATCCCTGAACGCTTCTTTCACAACCTCTTCTGTCAGTGTTCCAGAAGCAGGGCTTTCGACAGAACTTCACAGCTCTCCAAAATCCAGAAAGCGATTTTGTTCGCTGTTCGGGTTCTGCTCAATCCCTGAACGCTTCTTTCACAACCTCTTCTGTCAGTGTTCCAGAAGCAGGGCTTTCGACAGAACTTCACAGCTCTCCAAAATCCAGAAAGCGATTTTGTTCGCTGTTCGGGTTCTGCTCAATCCCTGAACGCTTCTTTCACAGCCTCTTACATTACTTATTCATTTCATGGATAAGATGGTTTAGTTCGGGAAGGATTAATTTGTTTAAACCAAGCTTGACAGCCCCCGTAGAACCTGGCAAGCAGAAAATCAACTTGTTCCCAATCGTTCCACCGACTGCACGAGATAATAATGCTCGTGTACCGACATCTTCAACGTAACTCAAGTATCGGAATAATTCGCCAAAACCTTCTATTTCTTTCGTCAACATCGGAGAAACTGTTTCGATTGTGACATCACGTGGTGCAATTCCTGTGCCACCTGTTGTAATAATGACTTCAACATCTTCTGCTAACCACTTATCAAGTTGTGCTTGAATCTCATCTTTATCATCTTTTACGATACAGTAATGATCAGGTTGAATCTCTGTATTAATTGTTTCCAACAATGTTTTAACCAATTGTCCACCTTTATCCGTCTCAACAGTACGTGTATCTGACACGGTTAATACTGCACAACGTATATCTCTATCTAACTTTACATTTGTATGCATGTGACAACCTCCTCATTCATATTAACCAAATAATTGATGAATCAACTTCTTCGCTTGTTTAACTTCTTTCATACCGTGTATCAATAGGCGTCCATTTTGAAATGCGACGATGCGGTAACCATCATATTCAAACTGCAATAAATATCCGTTTGAATGATAAGCAATATGACGTGTGGTTAAATACTCCACTAACTGTTCATATGTTAAACCTTCATGTTGATATTGAACTGTATCACGACCACACATCGCAGCGTATTGTGTGGCTGTATGGTTCAAATACGGATATTCAGGATGTTCACCGCAAGTTGTACATGCTTTACGCTGCATGCGACCAAATCCGAACACATAGTGTGAACCGTCCCAAATATCACCGTACGTCAACTTAGGCTCTATCGGTGTTTCTGTTAATATTTTTAATGCATCTCTCAACTGTAAGCTTGTCGTCATCGTCACAGCCGGTTGAATGACCCCTACTGTGTCACACGTAAGATTCATGGCAGGAATCTGTGGGATTAAACATTGAAAACACGGTGTTTGTCCTGGAATAAACGCTGCTTCAACATATGTACTGCGCACCACACCACCGTATACCCACGGCTTTTGACGAGCAAAAGCAACATCATTGATCATCATACGTGTCTCAAAGTTATCTGTGGCATCCAATATGATATCTACTTGTGCGACTAGCTCATTGAGAAAGACACCATCTACATGATCGATATACGTGACAATTTCAACATCTTCACGAATGGCTTGCAATGCACTTTTTGCCGCAATCACTTTCGGCATTTGTTGGCGTGCATCATCTTCTGTAAAGAGTG
This window contains:
- a CDS encoding molybdopterin molybdotransferase MoeA, which produces MPVEKRHPIPVKEAIHRVLQQEIYTSSERMSLYECEGYILAEDIVATYDIPRFDKSPYDGFAIRSEDSQGASQEHRIAFQVIDHIGAGTVSAKTLEPGQAVRIMTGAQIPAGADAVVMLEQTVETEDGFTLRKSFKHLENISLQGEETATGDVVLHKGQRINAGAVAVLATFGYSEVPVFRKPTAAIIATGSELLEVEDDLEPGKIRNSNGPMIAALLQREGVQVERYRIQVDDYESSLAVVKSALEKHDMVITTGGVSVGDFDYLPDIYRALEAEVLFNKVAMRPGSVTTVAVAHGKYLFGLSGNPSACYSGFELFTKPAIYHMMGATRYYPAIVRATLMADFKKANPFTRFVRADVTMTGREMTVKPSGFNKSGAVVSIAHSNGMMMLPGGTRGYQIGHEVEVLLTSPETYQQELYL
- the moaD gene encoding molybdopterin converting factor subunit 1 translates to MKILYFAEIKEKLDRAEDTFHFDYEISVTELKKHLYETYPVIQGKSFQVAINEEFVQEDAVVRPDDIVALIPPVSGG
- a CDS encoding lipid II:glycine glycyltransferase FemX, encoding MKLMNITDQAHDAFVKAHPNGDLLQLTQWGETKKLTGWYTKRIAVGENGEVQGVAQLLFKKIPRTPFTLCYASRGFVVDYDNQLAVKTLLAEAIKIAKQEKAYTIKIDPDVEVEQGMTTVQDLKALGFKHKGFKDGLSKDYIQPRMTMITPIDKSDEELIKSFQTNNRTKVRASMKRGTTVEIAGREQLRIFADLMKETGERDGFLTRDVSYFETIYDALHPDGDAELFLVKLDPKHVLDVLGSEAEQLKTEETALLGKNQDNKKVRNKLKDVQLQLSKKQEAIAEMETLAEKHPEGLYLSGALLMFCGKKAYYLYGASSNQYRKFMPNHHMQIAMMKYARDKGATTYDFGGTDNAPDKDSDHYGLWEFKRLWGTYLSEKIGEFDYVLNPILYRMIEQFKPQLTQLKIKVVRQIKARKK
- a CDS encoding VOC family protein, producing MVDIEFDHMIHYIDGLEHFEFPGKYLEIQKGGRHENLGTFNRLVHINLSYIELLDIFDQGKMKHQSKTQEGKYSFATSIIQNGYKQGFKKICFRTHDIYKLKEDFLARGLEVVGPVKMTRQNKKGHEIHWQLLYVNDHQFDVMMPFFIQWDKSDEDREADLRDTFQTHLDIDMIEFHSHQRQTMTENWQKWFDMDIVEKSNKYTILESPAKKVKFKIVEGKDDRIEGIHFIDQTIQAPILIRTRGASYHFKPEER
- the moaC gene encoding cyclic pyranopterin monophosphate synthase MoaC, translating into MAEFTHINKQGNAKMVDVSDKSITKRTAIARSSITVNHTIYQQIAENTNKKGNVLNTAQIAGIMAAKNTSSIIPMCHPLPISGVDVAFDWDTSDDQFILQIETTVSTTGRTGVEMEALTAASATALTIYDMCKAVDKGMIIGETYLVKKTGGKSDFQR
- a CDS encoding molybdenum cofactor biosynthesis protein MoaE; protein product: MKQFEVTTASIEPEQYRQWTLNEKQGAVVVFTGHVREWTKGIRTEHLEYEAYVPMAEKKLAQIGDEISERWPGTVTAIVHRIGALAISDIAVCISVSSPHRKDAYAANEYAIERIKEVVPIWKKEIWEDGAEWQGHQRGYHEDAVKKGDNQS
- the moaA gene encoding GTP 3',8-cyclase MoaA; amino-acid sequence: MTEQILDKLGRPIRDLRISVTDRCNFRCDYCMPKEIFGDDYAFLPKNELLTFEEIVRVTRIYAKLGVKKVRITGGEPLLRRDLDQLIAQINDIEGIEDIGLTTNGLLLKKHGQKLYDAGLRRINVSLDAIDDELFQSINNRNIKASTIIDQIDYAVQLGFEVKVNVVVQKGINDDQIVPMIAFFKDRDVTIRFIEFMDVGNDNGWDFSKVVTKDEMLTMIQEAFEIEPVAPRYYGEVAKYYRHVGAKSKFGLITSVSESFCSTCTRARLSSDGKFYGCLFSTVEGFDVRNLLRSDASDESVKDTLKGLWNIRTDRYSDERTEQTVKNRRKKKINMNYIGG
- a CDS encoding MogA/MoaB family molybdenum cofactor biosynthesis protein, which produces MHTNVKLDRDIRCAVLTVSDTRTVETDKGGQLVKTLLETINTEIQPDHYCIVKDDKDEIQAQLDKWLAEDVEVIITTGGTGIAPRDVTIETVSPMLTKEIEGFGELFRYLSYVEDVGTRALLSRAVGGTIGNKLIFCLPGSTGAVKLGLNKLILPELNHLIHEMNK
- the mobB gene encoding molybdopterin-guanine dinucleotide biosynthesis protein B, giving the protein MILQIVGYKNSGKTTLMTHTVQRLKQWGYSVVTVKHHGHVGEEITLPDATVDHMRHFEAGADQSIVQGHDYIETIQRNHYPALETLLAECVTMDDSIILIEGYKRATYPKVIVYKNKEDLDALRQLENVQFSMQWQSGGFDETSYDKWLKQWIREGEGEIR
- a CDS encoding ThiF family adenylyltransferase — encoded protein: MTHNRYSRQILFDGIGQDGQEKINRKSALIIGMGALGTHLAEGLVRAGIGKLHIVDRDYIEYSNLQRQTLFTEDDARQQMPKVIAAKSALQAIREDVEIVTYIDHVDGVFLNELVAQVDIILDATDNFETRMMINDVAFARQKPWVYGGVVRSTYVEAAFIPGQTPCFQCLIPQIPAMNLTCDTVGVIQPAVTMTTSLQLRDALKILTETPIEPKLTYGDIWDGSHYVFGFGRMQRKACTTCGEHPEYPYLNHTATQYAAMCGRDTVQYQHEGLTYEQLVEYLTTRHIAYHSNGYLLQFEYDGYRIVAFQNGRLLIHGMKEVKQAKKLIHQLFG
- the mobA gene encoding molybdenum cofactor guanylyltransferase MobA, with amino-acid sequence MKAIILAGGQSTRFGNPKAFATIQGELFYQRLVQTLQSTNMFSEIMISSNTQLAGQFEDVRVVIDQEAQKDKGPLAGIYSVMQQDDEDLYFVISVDTPMVSQKAISCLYQFMVSNLIESQLDIAGFASEGYPIPTIAFYHRRVEPIIEDVLWTDDLSMKHVYAQVSSKWLDVSEIDSPEYWYYNVNYPSDLEKLEEVLAQ